One Clavibacter zhangzhiyongii genomic region harbors:
- a CDS encoding APC family permease, producing MTPDPQAPESSPAKRLLIGEKLASDKLEGQLLPKHLALPIFASDPLSSVAYAPQELLLILTLGGLAFLSFAPWVAACVVILLVVVVLSYRQLIKAYPSGGGDYEVAHRNLGEKAGLVVASALLVDYILTVAVSVASGVDNIISAIPEIAPFRVEIAVLFVALLAAVNLRGVRESSKAFAVPTYLFIASVGVMIAVGLARTALGDPPVAESAAYTVDTPSLSQVAFILLLLRAFSSGCSALTGVEAISNGVPAFRTPKVKNAQSTLVIMGGTAIVLFVGLTTLALIARVHYGEHPCDLQGWAECATEPQKSLMAQVAAATFGDGSVMFYLLQATTAAVLLLAANTAFNGFPLLGSVLAKDAYAPKSLLTRGDRLVYSNGMLLLALGATLILIVYQANLTQLIQLYIIGVFVSFTLGQTGMVVHWTRMLRAGCANRGEVIRGLAINAFGALLTALVLIVVTITKFTHGAWLVFAIMPVLFLLMLGVNRYYRDVEKEIEVDPVTVFGSTGDHAVVLVGRMQKPVLKALDYAIAANHDSIEAVHVSIDDEATRLLERQWVEMEIDMPLRIVASPYRDISFPLIRYLKSRREEHGSEIITVYTPVYIVGHWWETLLHNHKARRIRQKLLLVHGVTLALVPWLLDSSELIYGRRSRPVPGQDRRGEPVRPAVRRPGPPPTTPVKHTSGRETP from the coding sequence GTGACTCCGGACCCCCAGGCTCCCGAGAGCAGTCCCGCCAAGCGGCTGCTCATCGGCGAGAAGCTCGCCAGCGACAAGCTCGAGGGCCAGCTCCTCCCCAAGCACCTGGCCCTCCCCATCTTCGCGAGCGACCCGCTCAGCTCGGTGGCCTACGCGCCGCAGGAGCTGCTGCTGATCCTCACGCTCGGCGGGCTCGCCTTCCTGAGCTTCGCGCCCTGGGTCGCGGCCTGCGTCGTGATCCTCCTGGTCGTGGTGGTGCTCAGCTACCGCCAGCTCATCAAGGCCTACCCGTCCGGCGGCGGCGACTACGAGGTCGCCCACCGGAACCTCGGCGAGAAGGCCGGCCTCGTCGTCGCGTCCGCGCTCCTCGTCGACTACATCCTCACGGTGGCCGTGTCGGTCGCCTCCGGCGTCGACAACATCATCAGCGCGATCCCCGAGATCGCGCCGTTCCGCGTCGAGATCGCCGTGCTGTTCGTCGCGCTCCTCGCCGCCGTCAACCTGCGCGGCGTGCGCGAGTCGAGCAAGGCCTTCGCGGTGCCGACCTACCTCTTCATCGCCAGCGTGGGCGTGATGATCGCGGTCGGCCTCGCCCGCACCGCGCTCGGCGACCCGCCCGTCGCCGAGTCCGCCGCCTACACGGTCGACACCCCGAGCCTGTCGCAGGTGGCCTTCATCCTCCTGCTGCTGCGTGCGTTCTCGAGCGGCTGCTCCGCGCTCACGGGCGTCGAGGCCATCTCCAACGGCGTGCCCGCGTTCCGCACGCCCAAGGTCAAGAACGCCCAGTCGACCCTCGTCATCATGGGCGGCACCGCCATCGTCCTGTTCGTCGGCCTCACGACCCTCGCGCTCATCGCCCGCGTGCACTACGGCGAGCACCCGTGCGACCTCCAGGGCTGGGCCGAGTGCGCCACCGAGCCGCAGAAGAGCCTCATGGCGCAGGTCGCGGCGGCCACCTTCGGCGACGGCAGCGTGATGTTCTACCTGCTGCAGGCGACCACCGCCGCGGTGCTCCTCCTCGCGGCCAACACCGCCTTCAACGGCTTCCCCCTGCTCGGCTCCGTGCTCGCCAAGGACGCCTACGCGCCCAAGTCGCTGCTCACGCGCGGCGACCGCCTCGTCTACAGCAACGGCATGCTGCTGCTGGCGCTCGGCGCGACGCTCATCCTCATCGTCTACCAGGCCAACCTCACGCAGCTCATCCAGCTCTACATCATCGGCGTCTTCGTCTCGTTCACCCTCGGGCAGACGGGCATGGTCGTGCACTGGACCCGCATGCTCCGCGCCGGCTGCGCGAACCGCGGGGAGGTGATCCGCGGCCTCGCCATCAACGCGTTCGGCGCGCTGCTCACCGCGCTCGTCCTCATCGTCGTGACGATCACCAAGTTCACGCACGGCGCCTGGCTCGTCTTCGCGATCATGCCGGTGCTGTTCCTCCTCATGCTCGGCGTGAACCGCTACTACCGCGACGTGGAGAAGGAGATCGAGGTCGACCCCGTCACGGTCTTCGGCTCCACGGGCGACCACGCGGTCGTGCTCGTCGGCCGGATGCAGAAGCCGGTGCTCAAGGCCCTCGACTACGCGATCGCGGCGAACCACGACAGCATCGAGGCGGTGCACGTCTCCATCGACGACGAGGCCACGAGGCTGCTGGAGCGCCAGTGGGTCGAGATGGAGATCGACATGCCGCTGCGCATCGTCGCCTCGCCGTACCGCGACATCAGCTTCCCGCTCATCAGGTACCTGAAGTCGCGGCGCGAGGAGCACGGCAGCGAGATCATCACGGTCTACACGCCCGTCTACATCGTCGGGCACTGGTGGGAGACGCTGCTGCACAACCACAAGGCCAGGCGGATCCGCCAGAAGCTCCTGCTCGTGCACGGCGTCACGCTCGCCCTGGTGCCGTGGCTGCTCGACTCGTCGGAGCTCATCTACGGCCGCCGGTCGCGACCCGTCCCCGGCCAGGACCGCCGTGGCGAGCCCGTGCGCCCCGCCGTGCGCCGACCCGGCCCTCCTCCGACCACGCCGGTCAAGCACACGAGCGGCCGCGAGACCCCGTAG
- a CDS encoding YczE/YyaS/YitT family protein produces the protein MLRRSVQFAVGIFLYGFAIGMMLQAAVGVSPWDVLSQGVTLRTGLPFGLVTNIIGALVLLLWIPIRQRPGWGTVLNVLFVGYSAQVALVVVPAVDSLWIRIPLFAAGLVLLGVATGLYIGAHFGPGPRDGLMTGIHRRTGWPVWRVRVGIELVVLAIGWALGGNVGVGTLAFALLIGPIVQRTLPLFDLPAPVRERPGRRGGDAPADPAGTLPTGPVATVG, from the coding sequence ATGCTCCGTCGCTCAGTCCAGTTCGCCGTCGGCATCTTCCTCTACGGCTTCGCCATCGGGATGATGCTGCAGGCCGCCGTCGGCGTCTCCCCGTGGGACGTGCTCAGCCAGGGCGTCACCCTGCGGACGGGCCTCCCCTTCGGGCTGGTCACGAACATCATCGGCGCGCTCGTGCTCCTGCTCTGGATCCCCATCCGCCAGCGTCCGGGCTGGGGCACCGTCCTCAACGTGCTCTTCGTCGGCTACAGCGCGCAGGTCGCGCTCGTGGTGGTGCCGGCCGTCGACAGCCTCTGGATCCGCATCCCCCTGTTCGCCGCCGGCCTCGTCCTCCTCGGCGTCGCGACGGGTCTCTACATCGGCGCGCACTTCGGGCCGGGCCCGCGCGACGGGCTCATGACGGGCATCCACCGCCGCACGGGCTGGCCGGTGTGGCGCGTGCGCGTCGGCATCGAGCTGGTGGTGCTCGCGATCGGCTGGGCGCTCGGCGGGAACGTGGGTGTGGGCACGCTCGCGTTCGCCCTCCTGATCGGCCCGATCGTCCAGCGCACGCTCCCCCTGTTCGACCTGCCCGCGCCCGTCCGCGAGCGGCCCGGGCGCCGCGGCGGCGACGCCCCCGCCGACCCGGCGGGCACCCTCCCGACGGGACCGGTCGCCACCGTCGGCTAG
- a CDS encoding PLP-dependent aminotransferase family protein, which translates to MTLSGSAPSAVLGPVALVAMLGDRPRGGPAYQALAEGIRRLVVDGRVPVGARLPAERELAAALGLSRTTVAAAYAALRATGHLASRRGSGSVTRIPTPGRDVEGEGHGIADMSRAAIPAAPALADAATRAAARLPAHLDGAGYDIEGLPVLREAVAARYRARGLPTEADDIMVTVGAQHAIGLLASVLVHRGDRALVEQPSYPHAIQALRDAGARLVGAGVGADGWDEDVLAQTIRRTRPAVAYLMPDFHNPTGRTMPEDQRARIVALAEAEGVTVIADETTAELDIDRAGSHPPLAVHGSPGAVVLVGSVGKTVWGGLRVGWIRAGRALLRDLARARSARDLGTPVLEQLVVTEALGGMDAILAERRARLRETRDHVEAELARRFPGWEVPHVDGGLAVWVGIGAPVSTELALAARSRGLMISGGSRFGHDGAFERFLRIPITAPPAATDRALDILEEAWRGLAPDAGREHDVVDRSLLV; encoded by the coding sequence ATGACCCTCTCCGGCTCCGCTCCCTCCGCCGTGCTCGGACCCGTCGCGCTGGTCGCGATGCTCGGCGACCGGCCGCGGGGCGGGCCGGCGTACCAGGCGCTCGCGGAGGGGATCCGCCGGCTCGTCGTCGACGGGCGCGTGCCGGTCGGCGCGCGCCTGCCGGCCGAGCGCGAGCTGGCCGCGGCGCTCGGGCTCAGCCGCACCACGGTCGCCGCGGCCTACGCGGCGCTGCGGGCGACCGGCCACCTCGCGAGCCGCCGCGGCTCGGGCAGCGTCACCCGGATCCCGACGCCGGGGCGCGACGTCGAGGGGGAGGGGCACGGGATCGCCGACATGAGCCGCGCCGCGATCCCGGCGGCGCCCGCGCTCGCCGACGCCGCGACGCGGGCCGCCGCCCGGCTGCCCGCGCACCTCGACGGCGCCGGCTACGACATCGAGGGCCTGCCGGTGCTGCGCGAGGCCGTCGCCGCCCGGTACCGGGCGCGCGGCCTGCCGACGGAGGCCGACGACATCATGGTGACGGTGGGCGCGCAGCACGCGATCGGCCTCCTCGCCTCCGTGCTCGTGCACCGCGGCGACCGGGCGCTCGTGGAGCAGCCGAGCTACCCGCACGCGATCCAGGCCCTCCGCGACGCCGGGGCGCGGCTCGTCGGGGCGGGCGTCGGCGCCGACGGCTGGGACGAGGACGTGCTGGCGCAGACGATCCGCCGCACCCGGCCCGCCGTCGCGTACCTCATGCCCGACTTCCACAACCCGACCGGGCGGACCATGCCGGAGGACCAGCGCGCGCGGATCGTGGCGCTCGCCGAGGCGGAGGGCGTGACCGTGATCGCCGACGAGACGACCGCCGAGCTCGACATCGACCGGGCGGGATCGCATCCGCCGCTCGCCGTGCACGGGTCGCCGGGTGCGGTCGTGCTCGTCGGGTCGGTGGGCAAGACGGTGTGGGGCGGGCTCCGCGTCGGCTGGATCCGCGCGGGCCGGGCGCTGCTGCGCGATCTCGCCCGCGCTCGCTCGGCCCGCGACCTCGGCACGCCCGTCCTCGAGCAGCTCGTCGTCACGGAGGCGCTCGGCGGCATGGACGCGATCCTCGCCGAGCGCCGCGCCCGCCTCCGCGAGACGCGCGACCACGTCGAGGCGGAGCTCGCCCGCCGCTTCCCCGGGTGGGAGGTGCCGCACGTGGACGGCGGGCTCGCCGTGTGGGTCGGCATCGGCGCGCCCGTGAGCACCGAGCTCGCCCTGGCGGCGCGATCCCGGGGGCTGATGATCTCGGGCGGCAGCCGCTTCGGGCACGACGGCGCGTTCGAGCGCTTCCTGCGGATCCCCATCACGGCGCCGCCCGCCGCCACCGACCGCGCGCTCGACATCCTGGAGGAGGCGTGGCGCGGCCTCGCGCCCGACGCCGGACGGGAGCACGACGTGGTCGACCGGTCGCTCCTGGTCTGA
- a CDS encoding trypsin-like serine peptidase has product MRIRPRSTPAAPARPRRAVAALAVAGGLAAAVLGAPVAASAAPAGQGSTSATGASVVVAAADPASAAAHWTAERRRAALATDPVSPAADPSSASASALRAQATGDAPAAAPVAHPDQPFVGVLYYVADGRDRACTASVVDTPDGDAVATAAHCLVDRRTGAPVASAVFVPGAQGAAAPHGLWPVRVSAVSPAWTTTGRAADDAGFARVSGPAGEVLAASVGAAEPVFGSALVPATGPAPRLAILGYPAAGSAAATLEACAGRPQHAAGGQIAIPCTLGTGAAGSPVLTAAGEQRSVVARPSAGHGVLLATWGGEAQRALASLHGW; this is encoded by the coding sequence ATGCGCATCCGCCCGAGATCCACCCCCGCCGCCCCGGCCCGTCCCCGCCGCGCGGTCGCGGCGCTCGCCGTCGCGGGCGGCCTCGCCGCCGCCGTGCTCGGCGCGCCCGTCGCCGCGTCGGCCGCTCCCGCCGGGCAGGGCAGCACCAGCGCCACCGGCGCGTCCGTCGTGGTCGCCGCCGCCGATCCCGCCTCCGCCGCCGCGCACTGGACGGCGGAGCGTCGCCGGGCGGCGCTCGCGACCGACCCCGTGTCGCCCGCAGCGGACCCGTCGTCGGCCTCGGCCTCGGCGCTCCGCGCGCAGGCCACCGGCGACGCGCCCGCGGCCGCCCCGGTCGCGCATCCGGACCAGCCGTTCGTCGGCGTCCTCTACTACGTGGCCGACGGACGCGACCGCGCGTGCACGGCGAGCGTGGTCGACACCCCCGACGGCGACGCCGTCGCGACCGCAGCGCACTGCCTGGTCGACCGCCGCACGGGCGCGCCCGTCGCGTCCGCGGTCTTCGTCCCCGGCGCCCAGGGCGCGGCCGCGCCGCACGGCCTGTGGCCCGTGCGGGTCTCCGCCGTCTCCCCGGCGTGGACGACGACCGGCCGCGCCGCGGACGACGCCGGGTTCGCCCGCGTGAGCGGCCCCGCGGGCGAGGTCCTCGCCGCGTCGGTGGGCGCCGCGGAGCCCGTCTTCGGATCCGCGCTCGTCCCGGCGACCGGTCCCGCGCCGCGCCTCGCGATCCTCGGCTACCCGGCCGCCGGATCGGCCGCCGCGACGCTCGAGGCGTGCGCGGGTCGTCCACAGCACGCCGCGGGCGGGCAGATCGCCATCCCCTGCACCCTCGGCACGGGCGCGGCCGGATCCCCGGTCCTCACCGCCGCGGGCGAGCAGCGCTCCGTCGTCGCCCGGCCGTCCGCGGGCCACGGCGTGCTCCTCGCGACCTGGGGCGGCGAAGCGCAGCGCGCGCTCGCCTCGCTGCACGGCTGGTAG
- the glgX gene encoding glycogen debranching protein GlgX — protein MTIDLPPISRSYISRPYPLGATVVARDGGLPSGLNVAVYSETAEAVEVCVFDDAGTETRTRLSERTGHVFHGLVEGAGIGTRYGLRVHGEWDPSRGLRHNPAKLLLDPYAIAIEGHPTWGEDVFAHTFDDPNAINEADSAASMPRSVVADRRFDWEDDEAPRTPLDETVVYEVHVKGFTEKLESVPEEIRGTYAGLAHPSAIEYLTDLGVTSVELLPVHHFMQDSHLEEKGLRNYWGYNSIGFLAPYSDYSSAGDGGQQVAEFKEMVKALHAAGLEVILDVVYNHTAEGNHMGPSLSLKGIDNASYYRLVEGDEASYFDTTGTGNSLNVGHPAALALIMDSLRYWVEEMHVDGFRFDLATTLTRQDGDAELHSAFLTLIHQDPVLAPVKMIAEPWDTQGYQVGGFPADWSEWNGKFRDDVRDFWHSGQNVLGALAQRITGSPDVYESDRRSPLCSVNFITAHDGFTLADLTAYDEKHNEANGEDNNDGESDNRSSNAGVEGPTDDAEVNAIRDRQRRNMLGTLLLSSGVPMVLGGDEIARTQGGNNNAYCQDNEISWFDWENADRDLQDFTRKLIRLRRGNRALRPIWFRGDDVEGAEEAVRFIRADGQTLNPEDWEDPNAFSIGVIMKGKDSDAFFVAFNAAEGPVEFQLPEGLGVSWHLAISSDSEQNTDEDATSILVRDRSFTVLRAARS, from the coding sequence GTGACCATCGATCTCCCTCCCATCAGCCGCTCCTACATCAGCCGCCCGTACCCGCTCGGCGCGACCGTCGTCGCCCGCGACGGGGGCCTGCCCAGCGGGCTCAACGTCGCCGTGTACTCCGAGACCGCGGAGGCCGTCGAGGTCTGCGTGTTCGACGACGCCGGCACCGAGACCCGCACGCGGCTCTCCGAGCGCACCGGCCACGTCTTCCACGGCCTCGTCGAGGGCGCCGGCATCGGCACCCGCTACGGCCTCCGCGTGCACGGCGAGTGGGACCCGTCCCGCGGCCTCCGCCACAACCCCGCCAAGCTCCTGCTCGACCCCTACGCCATCGCCATCGAGGGCCACCCCACCTGGGGCGAGGACGTCTTCGCGCACACCTTCGACGACCCGAACGCGATCAACGAGGCCGACTCCGCCGCCTCCATGCCCCGCTCGGTCGTCGCGGACCGCCGCTTCGACTGGGAGGACGACGAGGCCCCGCGCACGCCGCTGGACGAGACCGTCGTCTACGAGGTCCACGTGAAGGGCTTCACCGAGAAGCTGGAGTCGGTGCCCGAGGAGATCCGCGGTACGTACGCGGGCCTCGCGCACCCGTCGGCCATCGAGTACCTCACCGACCTCGGCGTCACGAGCGTCGAGCTGCTCCCGGTGCACCACTTCATGCAGGACTCGCACCTCGAGGAGAAGGGCCTCCGCAACTACTGGGGCTACAACTCCATCGGCTTCCTCGCCCCGTACTCCGACTACAGCTCCGCGGGCGACGGCGGCCAGCAGGTCGCCGAGTTCAAGGAGATGGTGAAGGCGCTGCACGCGGCCGGCCTCGAGGTCATCCTCGACGTGGTCTACAACCACACCGCCGAGGGCAACCACATGGGCCCGTCGCTGTCGCTGAAGGGCATCGACAACGCCTCCTACTACCGGCTCGTGGAGGGCGACGAGGCGTCGTACTTCGACACCACCGGCACCGGCAACAGCCTCAACGTCGGGCACCCGGCCGCGCTCGCGCTCATCATGGACTCGCTCCGCTACTGGGTTGAGGAGATGCACGTCGACGGCTTCCGCTTCGACCTCGCCACGACGCTCACGCGCCAGGACGGCGACGCCGAGCTGCACAGCGCGTTCCTCACCCTCATCCACCAGGACCCGGTGCTCGCGCCGGTGAAGATGATCGCGGAGCCCTGGGACACCCAGGGCTACCAGGTCGGCGGCTTCCCCGCCGACTGGTCGGAGTGGAACGGGAAGTTCCGCGACGACGTGCGCGACTTCTGGCACAGCGGGCAGAACGTGCTCGGCGCGCTCGCCCAGCGGATCACCGGCAGCCCGGACGTGTACGAGTCCGACCGCCGCTCGCCCCTGTGCAGCGTCAACTTCATCACGGCGCACGACGGCTTCACGCTCGCGGACCTCACCGCCTACGACGAGAAGCACAACGAGGCCAACGGCGAGGACAACAACGACGGCGAGAGCGACAACCGCTCCTCCAACGCCGGCGTCGAGGGTCCGACGGACGACGCCGAGGTGAACGCGATCCGCGACCGCCAGCGCCGCAACATGCTCGGCACGCTGCTGCTCTCCTCGGGCGTCCCGATGGTGCTCGGCGGCGACGAGATCGCCCGCACGCAGGGCGGCAACAACAACGCGTACTGCCAGGACAACGAGATCTCGTGGTTCGACTGGGAGAACGCGGACCGCGACCTGCAGGACTTCACGCGGAAGCTGATCCGCCTGCGTCGCGGCAACCGGGCCCTCCGCCCCATCTGGTTCCGCGGCGACGACGTCGAGGGCGCCGAGGAGGCCGTGCGCTTCATCCGCGCCGACGGCCAGACGCTGAACCCGGAGGACTGGGAGGACCCGAACGCCTTCAGCATCGGCGTCATCATGAAGGGCAAGGACAGCGACGCGTTCTTCGTCGCGTTCAACGCCGCCGAGGGCCCCGTCGAGTTCCAGCTGCCCGAGGGCCTCGGCGTCTCGTGGCACCTCGCCATCTCGTCCGACTCCGAGCAGAACACGGACGAGGACGCGACGAGCATCCTCGTGCGCGACCGCTCCTTCACGGTGCTGCGGGCCGCGCGCTCCTAG
- a CDS encoding FUSC family protein yields MTSSPAPRPPSTRTLDLEAAMRASVGLLVPLLVLLAIDRLDLALYASFGAFTGLYGRNERYRLRLASVGAGAAMMLVAISTGVLLSLADAPLALEAVGLAVVLGGASLVSTAMSLVPPHPLFPVFGLVVCAAVPVDPAQARDALVTAVAAIAFSAGVCMSGWLLRRWTPDAHAHRFRALPRIPVRDAAVHRDPAAWTAVVANVVGALVAGAIAVALGLGHHYWAVVTLVAVLPVVRGPLSFTRVAHRVLGTLAGSVVAAGILALHLPAPAVIAVAVACQFAAELAVGRHYGLALVFITPLALVMGGLGRTLPVLPLVADRVVDTVVGAAVGVVVILVLRALASRRQRRVGAAGPA; encoded by the coding sequence GTGACGTCATCGCCCGCCCCGCGACCGCCGTCGACCCGGACGCTCGACCTCGAGGCCGCGATGCGCGCGAGCGTCGGCCTCCTGGTGCCGCTCCTGGTGCTCCTCGCGATCGACCGGCTCGACCTCGCGCTGTACGCGTCCTTCGGCGCGTTCACCGGGCTGTACGGCCGGAACGAGCGGTACCGGCTGCGGCTCGCGAGCGTCGGCGCGGGGGCCGCGATGATGCTCGTCGCCATCTCCACGGGCGTCCTCCTGTCGCTCGCCGACGCGCCGCTCGCGCTGGAGGCGGTCGGGCTCGCCGTCGTCCTCGGCGGGGCGTCGCTCGTGTCGACCGCGATGAGCCTGGTGCCGCCGCATCCGCTGTTCCCCGTGTTCGGGCTGGTGGTCTGCGCGGCCGTGCCCGTGGATCCGGCGCAGGCGCGCGACGCGCTCGTGACGGCTGTCGCCGCCATCGCGTTCTCCGCCGGCGTCTGCATGTCCGGCTGGCTGCTGCGCCGCTGGACGCCCGACGCGCACGCGCACCGCTTCCGCGCGCTGCCGCGGATCCCCGTGCGCGACGCCGCCGTGCACCGCGACCCCGCCGCGTGGACGGCGGTGGTCGCCAACGTGGTCGGCGCGCTCGTCGCGGGCGCGATCGCCGTGGCGCTCGGGCTCGGGCACCACTACTGGGCCGTCGTGACGCTCGTCGCGGTGCTGCCGGTGGTGCGCGGGCCGCTGTCGTTCACGCGCGTGGCGCACCGGGTGCTCGGGACGCTCGCCGGGTCGGTGGTGGCCGCGGGGATCCTCGCGCTGCACCTCCCGGCGCCCGCCGTGATCGCGGTCGCCGTGGCCTGCCAGTTCGCGGCCGAGCTCGCGGTGGGGCGGCACTACGGGCTGGCGCTCGTCTTCATCACGCCGCTCGCGCTCGTGATGGGCGGGCTCGGCCGGACGCTGCCGGTGCTGCCGCTCGTGGCCGACCGCGTGGTCGACACGGTCGTGGGCGCGGCCGTCGGCGTGGTCGTGATCCTCGTGCTGCGAGCGCTCGCGTCCCGCCGTCAGCGTCGGGTCGGGGCCGCGGGCCCCGCCTGA
- a CDS encoding DUF2256 and DUF3253 domain-containing protein, with amino-acid sequence MAHRASTTTDRVPEPKTCASCGRTIEWRRKWERDWDEVRYCSDACRRRGVTDVDASLERRILDLLAHRAGGATICPSEAARAESPDDWRELMEPARRAARRLVDAGEVEITQKGSVVDPSTAKGPIRIRRRR; translated from the coding sequence ATGGCGCACCGGGCATCGACGACGACGGACCGCGTCCCGGAGCCCAAGACCTGCGCCTCATGCGGCCGCACCATCGAGTGGCGGAGGAAGTGGGAGCGCGACTGGGACGAGGTGCGCTACTGCAGCGACGCGTGCCGGCGCCGCGGCGTCACCGACGTCGACGCGTCGCTCGAGCGGCGGATCCTCGACCTCCTCGCCCACCGCGCCGGCGGCGCCACCATCTGCCCGTCCGAGGCGGCCCGCGCCGAGTCGCCCGACGACTGGCGCGAGCTCATGGAGCCGGCCCGCCGCGCGGCCCGGCGGCTGGTCGACGCGGGCGAGGTCGAGATCACGCAGAAGGGGTCGGTCGTCGATCCCTCCACGGCCAAGGGGCCCATCCGGATCCGCCGTCGTCGCTGA